The following coding sequences lie in one Panicum virgatum strain AP13 chromosome 6N, P.virgatum_v5, whole genome shotgun sequence genomic window:
- the LOC120677977 gene encoding xyloglucan endotransglucosylase/hydrolase protein 19-like, whose product MEMARLFSMSDLGPLHYYLGIKVAMALPSSSSSCMHRILVLALLAMAMAPAKEATAYLYDDLKLSWGSGCSYFYMDGGDVDALALCLHRSSGSGFSSNASYLYARYDMDIKLVANDSAGTVATFYLLPDDVPWEYHDEVDMEFLGNATGEPYTLHTNVYVNGAGGREQQFQLWFDPTEDFHTYSIEWNPKYIIFLVDDTPIRAYRNDRARGVPFPTWQRMRAEGSLWDAEEWATQGGRVKTDWAQAPFYAYYRNFRVTPCVPSPGVAWCGDEPPESAWFDQRLDAAALQRVQAANMIYDYCVDQKRFKDTGFPVECSTA is encoded by the exons GTAGCCATGGcactgccgtcgtcgtcgtcttcttgTATGCATCGCATCCTGGTGTTGGCGTTGCTTGCAATGGCAATGGCGCCGGCCAAGGAAGCGACGGCGTACCTGTACGACGACCTCAAGCTCAGTTGGGGCTCCGGCTGCAGCTACTTCTACAtggacggcggcgacgtcgacgcgCTCGCGCTTTGCCTCCACCGCTCCAGCGGCTCCGGGTTCAGCTCCAACGCCTCCTACCTCTACGCCCGCTACGACATGGACATCAAGCTCGTCGCTAACGACTCCGCCGGCACCGTCGCCACCTTCTAC CTGCTGCCGGACGACGTGCCATGGGAGTACCACGACGAGGTGGACATggagttcctcggcaacgccacCGGCGAGCCGTACACGCTGCACACCAACGTCTACGtcaacggcgccggcggccgcgagcaGCAGTTCCAGCTCTGGTTCGACCCCACCGAGGACTTCCACACCTACTCCATCGAGTGGAACCCCAAGTACATCAT ATTCCTCGTCGACGACACGCCGATCCGCGCGTACAGGAACGACCGGGCGCGCGGCGTGCCGTTCCCGACGTGGCAGCGGATGCGGGCGGAGGGGAGCCTGTGGGACGCCGAGGAGTGGGCGACGCAGGGCGGCCGCGTGAAGACGGACTGGGCGCAGGCGCCCTTCTACGCCTACTACCGCAACTTCCGCGTCACGCCGTGCGTGCCGTCCCCCGGCGTCGCCTGGTGCGGCGACGAGCCGCCGGAGTCGGCTTGGTTCGACCAgcggctcgacgccgccgcgctgcaGCGGGTGCAGGCGGCGAACATGATCTACGACTACTGCGTGGATCAGAAGCGGTTCAAGGACACGGGGTTCCCAGTGGAATGCTCCACGGCTTAG